One region of Halohasta litchfieldiae genomic DNA includes:
- a CDS encoding DEAD/DEAH box helicase, giving the protein MSQQVPQVGTLFLHETGDSYRVVARKNGSRVFQGTLDPKQTSAGPRPGRFRAKRGSSEEPRDPTEFVDLARNASRIRISQQTSNDGREELRELLDGYQLEAQVVRTCRYCANDGRYSPITDETAIKTDREHICPDCAVEELERELSYKGQFTGSAQDRLEDLLLEVQDLDRIVDLLSGELDPDLTKFDVISATVDDVDPVKTADLDLHPRLKEMTESRFENLLPVQSLSVRNGLLDGEDQLVVSATATGKTLVGEIAGIDRALKGKGKMLFLVPLVALANQKHEDFKERYGELGLDVTIRVGASRIADSGSQFDPNADVIVGTYEGIDHALRTGKNLGDIGSVVIDEVHTLKEEERGHRLDGLISRLKYYCEKRAETQSGGYDGAQWIYLSATVGNPEWLAGRLGARLIEFEERPIPIERHVTFADEQEKLRLEDRLVKRAFDQKSSKGYRGQTIIFTNSRRRCHTISRKLQYDSAPYHAGLDYKKRKKVEKQFLDQDLSAVVTTAALAAGVDFPASQVIFDTLAMGIEWLSVQEFSQMLGRAGRPDYHDRGTVYMLIEPDVTYHNSMEMTEDEVAFKLLKGEMEDVRNVYDQDAAVEETLANVTVGGKSAKRLNDRMLGEIDTTRSIGKLLEWEFIDGLEPTPLGRVVTRHFLSPDDAFRLLDGIREGLTPYEIVAEQELADEEM; this is encoded by the coding sequence GTGTCGCAGCAGGTCCCACAGGTCGGAACGCTGTTTCTCCACGAAACCGGAGACAGCTACCGTGTCGTCGCCCGGAAAAACGGTTCTCGGGTGTTTCAGGGCACGCTCGACCCCAAGCAGACGAGTGCCGGCCCGCGACCGGGCCGGTTCCGAGCGAAACGCGGCTCCAGTGAGGAGCCACGGGACCCGACTGAGTTCGTCGACCTCGCTCGTAACGCCTCCCGGATCCGGATCTCACAACAAACCTCCAACGATGGCCGCGAGGAGCTACGGGAGCTCCTCGATGGCTATCAGCTCGAAGCCCAAGTCGTCCGCACCTGCCGCTACTGCGCTAACGACGGTCGCTACTCGCCGATCACCGACGAAACGGCGATCAAAACCGACCGCGAACATATCTGTCCCGACTGCGCGGTCGAGGAGCTCGAACGCGAGCTCTCGTATAAGGGTCAGTTCACCGGCTCCGCACAGGACCGGCTTGAGGATCTGCTGCTCGAAGTCCAAGATCTCGACCGAATCGTCGACCTCCTGTCGGGCGAACTCGATCCAGATCTGACGAAGTTCGACGTGATTAGTGCCACTGTCGACGACGTCGACCCGGTCAAAACGGCCGATCTCGACCTACATCCCCGGCTGAAGGAAATGACCGAATCCCGGTTCGAAAACCTCCTCCCAGTCCAGAGCCTCTCGGTCCGAAATGGGCTCTTAGATGGCGAGGACCAGCTCGTCGTGAGCGCGACCGCGACCGGGAAGACGCTGGTCGGCGAGATCGCTGGCATCGACCGCGCCCTCAAAGGCAAGGGCAAGATGCTGTTTTTAGTCCCACTCGTCGCCCTTGCGAATCAGAAACACGAGGATTTCAAAGAGCGGTACGGCGAACTCGGCCTCGACGTGACGATTCGCGTCGGCGCGAGTCGAATCGCGGACTCTGGCAGCCAGTTCGATCCCAATGCGGATGTCATCGTTGGGACGTATGAAGGAATTGACCACGCCCTCAGAACCGGCAAAAACCTCGGCGACATCGGCTCGGTCGTCATCGACGAGGTTCACACACTCAAAGAAGAAGAGCGGGGCCACCGCCTCGATGGGTTGATTTCGCGTCTTAAATACTACTGTGAGAAGCGGGCTGAAACCCAGAGCGGCGGCTACGATGGCGCACAGTGGATCTACCTCTCGGCCACGGTCGGCAACCCCGAATGGTTGGCCGGTCGACTCGGTGCGCGCCTCATCGAGTTCGAGGAGCGACCGATCCCTATCGAGCGCCACGTCACCTTTGCCGACGAACAGGAAAAGCTCCGGCTCGAAGACCGGCTCGTCAAGCGGGCTTTCGACCAGAAATCCTCGAAGGGGTATCGGGGCCAGACGATCATTTTCACCAACTCCCGTCGACGGTGCCATACGATCAGCCGGAAACTCCAGTACGATTCGGCACCCTACCACGCCGGGCTCGATTATAAAAAGCGAAAGAAGGTCGAAAAGCAGTTCCTGGATCAGGATCTCTCGGCGGTCGTCACCACCGCCGCACTCGCGGCGGGTGTCGACTTCCCGGCCTCGCAGGTGATTTTTGACACGCTCGCCATGGGCATCGAGTGGCTCTCAGTCCAGGAGTTCAGCCAGATGCTCGGGCGTGCGGGTCGACCCGACTACCACGACCGCGGGACGGTCTACATGCTGATCGAACCCGACGTCACCTATCACAACTCGATGGAGATGACCGAAGACGAGGTAGCGTTCAAACTCTTAAAAGGCGAGATGGAGGACGTCCGAAACGTCTACGATCAGGACGCCGCCGTCGAGGAGACGCTGGCCAATGTTACGGTTGGAGGCAAAAGCGCAAAACGGCTCAACGACCGAATGCTCGGCGAGATCGATACGACGCGATCCATCGGCAAACTGCTTGAATGGGAGTTCATCGATGGACTGGAACCGACACCGCTCGGTCGGGTCGTTACACGGCATTTCCTCTCGCCAGACGACGCCTTCCGGCTGTTGGATGGCATTAGGGAGGGCCTAACGCCGTACGAAATCGTCGCCGAGCAGGAACTCGCCGACGAAGAGATGTAG